The proteins below come from a single Nocardioides eburneiflavus genomic window:
- a CDS encoding GNAT family N-acetyltransferase: MTGVEVRRIRPGELERAGEVCVAAYDPLLRGAEDDYRERLRDVATRDAQAEVWVAVVDDDGHDRVVGVVTYCPPGSPWREIGRDDEGEFRMLAVDPSAQGTGVGTALARLCEEQARAHGASGMALSSLAAMTAAHRVYARLGYERDPDRDWSPIAGVDLLAFRKDL; encoded by the coding sequence GTGACCGGGGTGGAGGTACGCCGCATCCGGCCCGGCGAGCTCGAGCGCGCGGGCGAGGTGTGCGTGGCTGCCTACGACCCCCTGCTGCGCGGCGCCGAGGACGACTACCGCGAACGGTTGCGCGACGTCGCCACGCGTGACGCGCAGGCCGAAGTGTGGGTGGCGGTCGTCGACGACGACGGCCACGACCGGGTCGTCGGGGTGGTGACGTACTGCCCGCCCGGGTCGCCGTGGCGCGAGATCGGTCGCGACGACGAGGGCGAGTTCCGGATGCTCGCGGTCGACCCGAGCGCGCAGGGCACCGGTGTCGGCACCGCGCTCGCGCGGCTGTGCGAGGAGCAGGCGCGCGCACACGGCGCCTCGGGGATGGCGCTGTCGTCGCTGGCGGCGATGACCGCCGCGCACCGGGTGTACGCCCGGCTCGGCTACGAGCGCGACCCGGACCGTGACTGGTCGCCCATCGCCGGCGTGGACCTGCTCGCCTTCCGCAAGGACCTCTGA